Proteins from one Neodiprion fabricii isolate iyNeoFabr1 chromosome 5, iyNeoFabr1.1, whole genome shotgun sequence genomic window:
- the LOC124183370 gene encoding UDP-glucosyltransferase 2-like: protein MEFRTVLVFLIACCATDAARILGIFPYQGRSHNIMFEPLMVGLARAGHTVDVVSHFPPKESVPGFNHISLKGSLHFYVNNITVSFTQEVKGVHNVIRFISGREPSDLCNLMRLPQLQNILNTKTKYDVMVTEVFGTNCYLAVAHKLQIPVVGVTTGVMYSWGYSPFFGDGNPSFIPSQLGSFTNEMSFLERVENTIIHFYSIFLFNYYERTVSDPLARQYVEDMPPLTDLYNNMSLMLVNSHPSIHGVRPGSPAIVEVAGLHVDETQVLSKELEEFLNSSKDGVVYFSMGTMVRSDTFSSDRISAIYESFSELPNYNVLWKGNADHLPKPFPPNVKVVSWAPQYAVLRHPKVKAFITHGGLMGTQEAIHAGVPMIGIPFAADQTFNVAGYAHRGFAIHLDYKDLNKATFSKALSEVLTNPKYQSNAAYFSRLFKDRPRSPLDEAVFWIEYIVRNGGEPLKSSALHLNWFQYYLIDVILFLLTAAAFVVIVLFLLIRKVLGIFIGTTKPSSRQRKQKTK, encoded by the exons ATGGAATTCCGCACTGTACTCGTGTTCCTGATCGCCTGTTGTGCCACAGACGCGGCAAGGATCCTCGGCATATTTCCATACCAAGGGAGAAGTCATAACATAATGTTTGAGCCACTGATGGTCGGCCTAGCGCGAGCGGGCCATACGGTTGACGTTGTGAGTCACTTTCCTCCAAAGGAATCAGTTCCAGGATTTAACCATATAAGTTTGAAGGGATCGCTACATTTCTACGTGAACAACATAACAGTATCGTTTACCCAAGAGGTGAAAGGAGTTCACAACGTGATTCGCTTTATCAGCGGTCGGGAACCTTCCGACCTTTGCAACCTGATGCGGCTCCCTCAACTGCAGAACATCCTCAACACAAAGACCAAGTACGACGTCATGGTGACGGAGGTCTTTGGGACCAACTGCTACCTAGCCGTGGCACACAAGCTGCAGATTCCAGTCGTCGGGGTCACAACTGGGGTCATGTATTCATGGGGTTACAGTCCGTTCTTCGGCGATGGAAATCCCAGTTTTATACCGTCTCAGTTAGGCAGCTTCACGAATGAGATGAGCTTTCTCGAACGCGTGGAGAACACCATCATTCACTTCTATTCAATTTTCCTATTCAACTATTACGAGAGAACAGTATCCGATCCGCTGGCTCGTCAGTACGTCGAGGACATGCCGCCGTTGACTGATTTGTACAATAACATGAGCCTGATGCTGGTTAACAGTCATCCCAGCATCCACGGCGTTCGTCCAGGGAGTCCAGCCATTGTTGAAGTGGCAGGTCTGCACGTCGATGAAACCCAAGTTTTGTCGAAG GAACTGGAAGAGTTTTTAAACTCGTCTAAGGATGGGGTGGTCTACTTCAGCATGGGCACAATGGTGCGGTCTGATACCTTTTCGTCGGATAGGATATCCGCCATATATGAGAGTTTTTCGGAACTTCCCAATTACAATGTCCTTTGGAAGGGTAACGCGGACCATCTGCCTAAGCCGTTTCCACCCAACGTTAAAGTTGTTTCGTGGGCACCACAGTACGCAGTTCTCC GTCATCCAAAAGTGAAGGCTTTTATTACGCACGGAGGTTTGATGGGGACTCAGGAGGCGATACACGCGGGAGTTCCAATGATTGGAATCCCGTTTGCCGCGGATCAGACATTCAATGTGGCGGGTTACGCGCATCGTGGTTTCGCCATTCACCTTGACTACAAGGATCTCAACAAGGCTACCTTTTCCAAAGCTTTGAGTGAGGTACTAACAAACCCAAAGTACCAGTCAAATGCTGCGTATTTTTCAAGGCTGTTCAAGGACCGTCCACGTTCTCCACTGGACGAAGCAGTTTTTTGGATTGAATATATCGTCCGCAATGGTGGCGAGCCACTCAAGTCTTCGGCCCTGCACCTCAACTGGTTCCAGTATTACTTGATCGACGTTATTTTGTTCTTACTGACCGCCGCGGCGTTTGTCGTAATTGTTCTGTTTCTCTTAATCAGAAAAGTACTAGGTATTTTTATTGGCACGACAAAGCCTTCATCGCGGCAGCGCAAACAAAAGACCAAGTAA